The following proteins are encoded in a genomic region of Deinococcota bacterium:
- a CDS encoding ABC transporter substrate-binding protein, translating to MRKLRTAVLLSLVLGLGLAAAQTLVFGQSGLPVTLDTGQDGNSLTPSYQILENLVFFTPGTGDLEPGLATDWEANEDATVWTFNLRQGVSFHDGTPLNAEAVVFNLERWNDTTNDYRFDKPFVPWTWIFGGFDEESVLESARAVDETTVELTLRDSVSFLPAMLASSYFGLHSPEAVREGGEDYGGPAAGTVGTGPFRFVEWIDGDRVALARYEDYWGESAGVEQLVFLGVEDPTARLAQLLAGNLDIAVNLASDDLPQVEGSADLEVVTVEANLNVGYLAFHQANSPFDDLRVRQAVAYAIDRDAIVEAFYAGLGARASQFVPPALWGRADLDEEYPYDPERAQELLAEAGYEDGFDTELWYMPVSRPYYPAPEPIATTMASYLAEVGINAELRSEEWGTYLERYNTGAYPMYMLGWSADFADPDNFLYTFFGPSAPEQFGWDSPEALDLLTRARQAGSQEERQALYEELDRLVSDEMVNLPVAHNRVLNAVRNNVAGFIPSPLGSTVPLRTVTKN from the coding sequence ATGCGCAAGCTTCGAACTGCGGTGCTGCTTAGCCTCGTCTTGGGTCTCGGGCTGGCTGCCGCGCAAACCTTGGTCTTCGGCCAGAGCGGCCTGCCGGTCACGCTCGACACCGGCCAGGACGGCAACTCGCTGACGCCGTCCTATCAGATCCTGGAGAACCTGGTCTTCTTCACGCCCGGCACGGGCGACTTGGAGCCCGGCCTGGCCACCGACTGGGAGGCCAACGAGGACGCCACGGTGTGGACCTTCAACCTGCGCCAGGGGGTGAGCTTCCACGACGGCACGCCCCTAAACGCCGAGGCGGTGGTCTTCAACCTCGAGCGCTGGAACGACACTACCAACGACTACCGCTTCGACAAGCCCTTCGTGCCCTGGACCTGGATCTTCGGCGGCTTCGACGAGGAGAGCGTGCTCGAGTCGGCTCGCGCCGTTGACGAGACCACCGTCGAGCTGACCCTGCGCGACTCGGTGAGCTTCCTGCCCGCCATGCTGGCCTCCTCTTACTTCGGCCTGCACAGCCCCGAGGCGGTCCGCGAAGGCGGCGAGGACTACGGCGGCCCGGCCGCCGGCACGGTCGGCACCGGCCCCTTCCGCTTCGTCGAGTGGATCGACGGCGACCGCGTGGCGCTCGCGCGCTATGAGGACTACTGGGGCGAAAGCGCGGGCGTCGAACAGCTCGTCTTCTTGGGCGTCGAAGACCCCACCGCGCGCCTGGCCCAGCTTCTGGCCGGCAACTTGGACATCGCCGTCAACCTCGCTTCGGACGACCTGCCCCAGGTCGAAGGGTCCGCCGACCTCGAGGTGGTGACGGTCGAGGCCAACCTGAACGTCGGCTACCTCGCCTTCCACCAGGCCAACAGCCCCTTCGACGACCTGCGGGTGCGCCAGGCGGTGGCCTACGCCATCGACCGCGACGCCATCGTCGAGGCCTTTTACGCCGGTCTCGGCGCCAGGGCCAGCCAGTTCGTGCCGCCCGCGCTCTGGGGCCGCGCCGACTTGGACGAAGAGTATCCCTACGACCCCGAGCGCGCCCAGGAACTCCTGGCCGAGGCGGGCTATGAGGACGGCTTCGACACCGAACTCTGGTACATGCCGGTGAGCCGCCCCTACTACCCCGCGCCCGAGCCCATCGCCACCACCATGGCCTCTTATCTGGCCGAGGTGGGCATCAACGCCGAGTTGCGCAGCGAGGAGTGGGGCACCTACTTAGAGCGCTACAACACCGGCGCCTACCCCATGTACATGCTCGGCTGGAGCGCCGACTTCGCCGATCCCGACAACTTCCTCTACACCTTTTTCGGTCCGTCCGCCCCCGAGCAATTCGGCTGGGACAGCCCCGAAGCCCTGGACCTGTTGACCCGCGCCCGCCAGGCCGGCAGCCAGGAGGAGCGCCAGGCGCTCTACGAGGAACTCGACCGGCTGGTGAGCGACGAGATGGTCAACCTGCCCGTCGCCCATAACCGCGTCCTGAACGCCGTCAGAAACAACGTAGCGGGCTTCATCCCGAGCCCGCTCGGCAGCACCGTTCCGCTCAGGACCGTGACCAAGAACTAG
- a CDS encoding glutathione ABC transporter substrate-binding protein, protein MKKALTTALLAAALLLSGSTLAQTLIVAQGTDAVTLDAANSTDSPSATVISHISETLFELTPEGTIEPLLAESQEVSEDGRVWTLNLRQGVTFHDGTPFDAEAVVFNLERFIDPENAFQFRFLLARIESVEATDEHTVEVTLADTFAPFLAHLTHSSTAIQSPAAIQTQGDDYGDNPVGTGPFRFVSWERGQRIDLERNDDYWGEAPGVEGVRFLTVPESTTRMAMVETGEAHVAVRVPVQDVSRLDADPNITVDNTSSVRTIYIYFNHTMEPFTDARVRQAINYAVDKEEIADFLLGGAVRPSDAPIAPGIFGYTPVGSYDYNPERARELLAEAGHPDGLSVTLYSPSGRYLQDIQISEAIQSQLAEVGVNAEIESLEWAAYLELTGQPAEDNIVPMAMLGWGTVTGDADYGLFALFHTSEHVPAGSNRAFYSNPEVDELLDEARTDTDPETREGLYAEAMQIIWDEAAWLFLHSETQLTAIRDEVEGFVVHPTERYLAHNASLR, encoded by the coding sequence TTGAAAAAAGCTCTAACCACGGCCCTTCTGGCAGCTGCGCTCCTGTTGTCGGGGAGCACGCTGGCGCAGACCCTGATCGTCGCCCAGGGCACCGACGCCGTCACCCTCGACGCCGCCAACAGCACCGACTCGCCCTCGGCGACCGTCATCAGCCACATCTCCGAGACGCTCTTCGAGCTCACCCCCGAGGGCACCATCGAGCCGCTCCTGGCCGAGAGCCAGGAGGTCTCCGAGGACGGCCGCGTCTGGACGCTCAACTTGCGCCAGGGCGTGACCTTCCACGACGGCACGCCGTTCGACGCCGAGGCGGTGGTCTTCAACTTGGAGCGCTTCATCGACCCGGAGAACGCCTTCCAGTTCCGCTTCTTGCTCGCCCGCATCGAGTCGGTCGAGGCCACGGACGAGCACACCGTCGAAGTCACCCTCGCCGACACCTTCGCGCCCTTCCTGGCCCACTTGACCCACTCGTCCACGGCCATCCAGAGCCCCGCGGCCATCCAAACGCAGGGAGATGACTATGGCGACAACCCGGTCGGCACCGGCCCCTTCCGCTTCGTCTCCTGGGAGCGCGGCCAGCGCATCGACCTGGAGCGCAATGACGACTACTGGGGCGAAGCACCCGGCGTCGAGGGCGTGCGCTTTCTGACCGTGCCCGAGTCGACCACCCGCATGGCCATGGTCGAGACCGGCGAAGCCCACGTCGCCGTGCGCGTGCCCGTCCAGGACGTCTCCCGCTTGGACGCCGACCCCAACATCACCGTCGACAACACCTCGAGCGTGCGGACCATCTACATCTACTTCAACCACACCATGGAGCCCTTCACCGACGCCCGTGTGCGCCAGGCGATCAACTATGCCGTGGACAAGGAAGAGATCGCCGACTTCCTCTTAGGCGGCGCCGTGCGGCCCTCCGACGCGCCCATCGCGCCGGGCATCTTCGGCTACACCCCGGTCGGCTCCTACGACTACAACCCCGAGCGCGCCCGTGAGCTCCTCGCCGAGGCGGGCCATCCTGACGGCCTCTCGGTCACGCTCTACAGCCCCAGCGGCCGCTACCTCCAGGACATCCAGATCTCCGAGGCCATCCAGAGCCAGCTCGCCGAGGTGGGCGTCAACGCCGAGATCGAGTCGCTCGAGTGGGCGGCCTACCTCGAGCTGACCGGCCAGCCCGCCGAGGACAACATCGTGCCCATGGCCATGCTCGGCTGGGGCACGGTGACGGGCGACGCCGACTACGGCCTCTTCGCGCTCTTCCACACCAGCGAACACGTGCCCGCCGGCTCGAACCGCGCCTTTTACAGCAACCCCGAGGTCGACGAGCTCCTGGACGAGGCGCGCACCGACACCGACCCCGAGACGCGCGAGGGCCTCTACGCCGAGGCCATGCAGATCATCTGGGACGAGGCCGCCTGGCTCTTCTTGCACTCCGAGACGCAGCTCACCGCCATCCGCGACGAGGTCGAGGGCTTCGTCGTGCATCCCACCGAGCGCTACCTGGCGCATAACGCCTCGCTCCGCTGA